Below is a genomic region from Polyodon spathula isolate WHYD16114869_AA chromosome 26, ASM1765450v1, whole genome shotgun sequence.
TGCCGCTAGCCACTTTCAACCAACATGCTTGCTTATCAGTAAAGGGAATTGCATACCCATTTTATTCCTTAAAAAAATCTGCATTCAAATGTTTGAagttatgtgtattattattttttatcattcaATTTGTAAACTAAAATTTGATGATTTGGATGTCTCAGAAAACCCCTGTCCCATTTTTGTCAATAGTGTCCTAACCTGTTCTAGGATCCAGAGGTGGGTTGGGGACAGGGACACCTGCCAATGTCTCCCATGAGACACAGATCATGTGAATTTCCCCCCAGAAGCAGCAGTCTGCGTGAGACAGTAATGCGAGTACAGTGCATAAATCAGCACTCTGTGCCCTTCAGACTGCAAATGAATTGCCCATCCAGAGCCCCACTCTGTCGGCCTGGGCAGGGGGTCAGCAGATTTATGAAGGGAGAAGGGATCGCACAGTCCGTCACAGGGAAATGGACACAGATTACTAGCCCCCCTGCACCCccgcccccaccccaccccaatcTCGtgttcctactttcacctgaagaagagaccgttgaggtcttgaaagcttgtgattattgtttagttagtccaataaaaggtatcacatctccttctctttgtctattgtctctggactaatacggcttcTATTTTGTCTATTAtgtaatgctaaaagaaacttaaaaattGAAATTAGTGATGTTTCGGCTTTTATAATGTCTGATTAAAACTGTTTCAACActtaagacattgaaaaaaaaagtcaaaacgtTTACCATTGAATTTCTGTTTCAGTTGCTCTTAGTGTgtctaaatttagcactattgggtgttttatatatatttttttatgcttaTGTTATTTGCTTTACTGCAATGTTAATACCTTTCACATGCTTTCAGTTCTGCTTTCTGACacttctgttttcattttgaattgctgAGATTGATTCTGGTCTGAAACGCTGTCCCCTGTCCGTTGAGTATTGCTGGCGACGGGTCTCAGCCTTTGCCACCTCACTGCAGAGTGTGAGAGTAATGGGCTGTGTCACGTGATGCGCCTCCCTGGACAATTCTGACCCCTGCAGGAAAGACGAGGTTACAGGCTCTAGAACTGCTCTCGCAAAGCAGCCTCGCTCTTTTATACAGAGGTTAAGACGCTCGTGTGCGgagtgtgcagctgcagccagaaTCTGCTGCAGTGCTTCCTCACCCTCTCCCCACACTGATCAGCTGCATCCCAGCACAAGCCGTCCTcgcctcacctttacaattgagtaccattCACTCATAATTAACTTCTGCACTGAATgatttaaaagccgattggaagcgAATTTTCCACTCATCTGGGGCGttgctatttttattaaaagcagcGTGGCACTGTCGGGTACACTTTCCTCTAGAGAGGTGCGCGgggaatatatttttcaaatagcGACACACAAGGTGCCGAAGAATCTGGTTTTAGAAGAAGGATCTGTTAAAGTTCCAATGAATGTACTTGAAACTACACCcaaaaaacacagagcaaacCTGCACTATTCCAAGGGGCATGGTTTCAGTTCTCAAATCTATCTGTTCTGCCCCATCTACCCAGGCTTCCACAGAGCTGGGTACGAAAACTATCTGCGGTCCAGTTTCCTACAACAGGAAGGGTTCATTAATCACTGCCACCACGTTTACATCCCATGTTTAATTTTTCTCTCCCGCGTGTGTTatagtgttattgttattatgatttcAGGGGGGCTGAGAGCTGATCAGCATTGtaaataagaaaaatgtaaatcaacCTAGATGTGTCCCCCTCGACGATGATTTTCACTCTCTGTGATCGAAAAAGGGGGCCTGCATCTTCTGCAGCCACAGGAGCCGTGATTAATATACACACCTAATGCAGGCTTTTTTATATGCCTcacaaaattaaaacacattccTCTTCATTTTCACTACCCTGTTTATATTAGGAGGGAAGTGAAGAGGGAAGTGCTAGGAGCCTTGGAGCCGGGAGAATAAATTGCTGGGCGTGTCTCCCTGCCTGaaaagcatatatatttattacttggCCGCGGCGTCATCAAGCTGCTTTTAATTACTGGCAATGTGAAGTGTCGGGATGGAGCTGTTaggaactggggggggggggggcgtcctCTGCTTGTTACAGACCTGTCACTGAATATTATATCAATTTCATTAGGGGCAGGGGGGTAATTTGGGAACTGAATAGATTAAAGACCTAGAGAAGTTTGAAAAGAGAAAATTAAGAAACTTTGGATAGAGGAGCCACGCAAGGTCAAACACAAGAgtatgtgtgtggaggggggaTTAAAAGAACAGCTTATTCACATAAGGGACAAATACAGAATAGGGATCTGTTCCTAGAGATATGGACAAACCCTGCAGCCTCTTGCCAGATCTCACCGGACCTGGGGAGCTGCTCTGGGTTGATCCTGGTTAGTAATTGGATAGGCGACTGTGATCTGGCGATCTGATTTTAACACGGGCCATACACATGTCAGTCTTGGCTGTTCTAAAATCAGTGAGCCAGCTGTCGTCTCCTATGTGAATCTCAGTGATGTAGACCTGTGCTCCTGTATTATATACTGCCTAGGTATCCACACTCTCGCACCCGCTCACCAGCAGCTGCTGTAATAGTGAACAGGGTCCGGTTCCTCTCTCGGCTCCTCAGGTCACTACTGAACAAATGTCTGATCTCTTGTTTGACCTACAGTGCCGAAAACCATCTGATCAGAGCGATTCATGCTTTACTTTATTTCTCCATATAACCCCTAATCCGATTGTGCTGAAAGCGGGTACTGTCGCTCGCTTTGTTTATCATGAGAGCTGCTGGGAGTATTAGAGTCTGCCGATGTAcgtggaggtgtctgtctgtctgtctgtctgtaaattTGTCCATCTGTACAAATCAGCCttacatttttgcaaatataGTGAACATTGCTTATTAAATTATGATGACATTTAGTATTTACATGGTTAGTTGGTCTTACAGTAACTAAAAAAGtttgatctgtgtgtgtgcgtgtgtgtgtgcatgcgtgtgcttatgtttgtgcatgtgtgtactTATGCTTGTGTGTGCAtatgcttgtttgtgtgtgtctgtgtatgtgagcgtgtgtgcgtgtgcatgtgcgtgtgtctgtgtatgtgagcgtgtgtgtgtgcatgcgtgtgtgtgtgcgtatgtgtgtgtgcgtgtgtgtgtgcgtgtgtgtgtgtgtgtgtgtgagcatgtgtgtgtgtgtatgtgagcatgtgtgcgtgtgtgcatgtgtgtgtgtgtgtgtgtgtgtgcatgtgcgtgtgtgtgtgtgtgtgtgtgtgtgtgtgtgtgtgtgtgtgtgtgtgtgtgtgtgtgtgtgtgtgtgtgtgtgtgcgtgtgcgtgtgcgtgtgcgtgtgcgtgtgtgcgtctAGCACTGATACTCTCAAGGTTCAGTAATCAGATGAAACATTGTCACCAGTAACAGCACAATCTCTTTTGCCTCTGGGATACTTTCCCTTCCCCTTATCTAGCAGTATCAGAGACAGCTGTTTGGACTGGTATAGGAGTGATGAtatgaccacacacacagagtatgaAGAGTCTTCCACTTCAGAGAGGCTGATCAGTCCAGAGGAAAGGATCTCCTTCTACTTCGAACGAGCCATAGTCCTAGAGATCTGGTAAACCTTTCTAAGGGTATTACTGGGCAGGTATTTAACATTTTCAGAATGTTAACAACtttacagaatgtgttttttttatttatttttttattgacctgtttttgttttcttcaaccAGCTCCAAGTCTCCTGTACACAAAATGACCAGCTGAAACTCAGCAAAGCCCCTGCTGTGACCCACATACACCTGTGCTGTCCATCACTGGGGTTCCCATAGAGATACAGACACCAagactctcactcacacactcacacaagagATGACCAGGACATTCCTATAACAGACTCTTaagactgtaaaaaataaaacatgcatatatgcatttatatactATACGAAGTAGTTTGTCTGGTGTGTCCATAAGGCGTTACTGTGAATCTCAGGTAGTAAATTATCAAACTCTTTTTGTTTGATAGTAACTTAATACAAACTTCTAAGGTGCACTGTAAAATATAACAAACGCACCTGTCACATGACGGGGGTCTGGAAGCAGCAAAGTCATCCAGGGGGAGCCTGCAAATTCTTGGTGTTTTCGAGCAACAGTGTCTCGCTTCCATAGTTGCCCAGCGACGGGCAGCATTTTCTgcagaacgagagagagagagagagagagagagaaaacattttgtgtgggaaaagttggctcttttgagcaaagtCTTTACTAAATCTTTATAATCATATACATGTTTAAGATGCACATCTATAAACTTACATAAGGTGCATTctactttatatttatatttaaaactcaGGAACTTCACTTTTCCTCACTTTCAATAAACTGATTATATTTGTgaactgcacatttaaaaccAGTGTCCAATGGATCACAGATTACCTATCTGTGCACAATTGACTTGGTTTACTGTGCAGTCAGTTTACATTCTCCCAACTGTAGCTGTAGATTGGAAACCAAGCTCTCCTGTAATTGAAACCCACTTCTTTACTTTGTAATACAATTGGCATGGTCCAGCATTTAATTGCAGTAGTAGGAGGTTGCAAATGGTATTTTTTACTCTGTTATAACACAAGAATTGcctgtttttaaatgcatgtctttgttGACAGTGATCTCTCTTAAACAAGCTTACCGTAGTGATGGCATGGTGAAAGCATGGAGAAAGCATGGCAGAGCATAGTTAAGCATTGGGAAGCccagagcattttttttaaagcatggcaaaccatagtaaactatagtaaatgcatagtgtaaccaatGCAAGGGCATGGGGAAAACTAAAAACTTACTGTGGAAATCCTTTCAAGGATAGCGCTGTTGTGTAAGcttgtttctcagtgtgtgtgctttcTTTGCAGGCAGTCTGTATACTGGCTGGAAAAGGTGTCTTCACAGAAGGCTGCAACTACCAGTGGTAAGGAGGCTGGCACAGCGCAGTAGTGGGTTCTGGGTTGCAGACTGACATGCCTCATTTTAgcaactttttggcctcagtTTTAGCAGCCATGCTCTTAAAATCCATATAAAAGTTAACCAGaattaaagcatagcaaagagtaataaagcaaagggaaagcatggtaaagcacaggtaagcattgtaaagaccagcgagggatggtaaagcatattaataaacatgccgcagcagggtaaactatggtaaatgcagagtatatgCATGGGAACAGCATGGGAAAAGTACAAAAATGCAGAGGTAAATTTTTATAAAGGAAGAGAGAGAATGACCATGCATTAAAGAGAAAGCCTCTTTTAACTTTCAGTAAAGCTCATCATGTTTGCTGCCATTCCTAGTGGTTCTTATTGCGCTTGCTTAAATattaaggggctgatgtaaggagaCGTGGAAAGTGATTTTCGGCTGCAAAACACTCATATTGCTGCCAAAACTATGCTTAGCTGGCATTAAGTGGGACTTCAGCGGTCACTAAAAATGAATGGtcttcacctggcattctgcacccgctatcagattaacacttgggcaattgctgaccctgcaaaaactttgcacctcttCTGACAAGGtgtaaaccattgtagaagtgagtaattaagagctgtataaaagcacacacctgcagagacctgtcattggcctgaggatggctgctgtggtgcactttGACAGTGGCGACGcgtggctcttgttgaggacaggcaggaaatgAATTGTCCTCTAGGCTTGCCTCTCCAGTAGTGATGTGGACAACGgtcctcctgttcctgctgcaggCTTGTGCTGCGTAAGGAGTTTCGCTTTTGTTTCCCGCTGCCAgtcctgccaccttttcatcaccttgTACTCATGGTAACACTggcagcattgactttctccactatagaggaccgtATGGCCTCTTTGGTCATaattgatgttggctgaggcttttcctaataactcaatttcatgctgagtgacctcagccgtaaggactctcagccaTAAGGAatctcagccgtaaggactctcagccataaggactctcagccgtaaggactctcagccataaggactctcagcttcTTCTCagaatacttttatttttccgtgtgccaagaggactttgctgccattcctctgacacattattttgtttggtttgattttcgtgctctgcaaatctcatacagcgcctactgctctctgcactcctaaCTCACCCGGGTCTGTAAGTGCGGCTGCTAAATACCCCGAAGCACAGGCAGCGCACATTGCTACCCTCATTGTCAtaattgcagctcattatttatgcatgttgagtaatttgcattgctcttaagtttacataggtcacagtgcaaaataattgcctggccactaGGCATTTTGGATTTTACAGCCACAGTTGTTTGCACTGCGCccatccttacatcagcccctgaGTCTtcaatttgtttatgttttataagtCTGTGCTCTGCTGCAATTTACACTAGATCCACCGATGTGTCTTTATAGAACTCAGAGGGGATCGGCCACTTCAACGcatgtttcctttattttttttttttattatatgtatttttttattactttattagcAATACTTTATTACTAATATAAAGAATAGTGAGTTCTTATTAATCTCAAAGGATGGGACACCCtaaattaaaaaatctataaaacatatatatgatTCACAATGTGCTAATCAAatcaaaatattgtatataacacaaaacacaggaacaaaataaacacggcACGAGGGACAAAATAAAGACGGCATGAgggacaaaataaacacaatatgaGGGACAAAATAAACATGGCATAAGGGACAAATAAACACGGCACGAGtgacaaaataaacatgatatgAGGGACAAAATAAACACGGCATGAGggacaaaataaacactgcacgAGAGACACAATAAACATGGCACGAGGGACACAATAAACACTGCACGAGggataaaataaacactgcacgagggacaaaataaacactgcacgagggataaaataaacactgcacgAGGGACAAAATAAACACTGACGAGGGACAAAATAAACACGacacaagggacaaaataaacacagcgtTAGCCTTCACTACCACgctaataaacaatacaaaaatcagagCACAAACACTCAGGCTTTCTTTATacacatgtggccactccccaattaccTAATTGttgaatggccacacctgtgattgctggcagggacagatttaatcccatccctgccaaccttacattcccacacacatgcAATTTACAGCAGCAGGGATTCTGCCACAAGGGGGTGTCGTGCCCTGCCGTCTCAAGATCTGGTTTATTGGTGGAGAGTTAGACTCTCTAACGCAGGGAGCATGTGCTCTTCCAGATTACCTGTATTGCACCTAAACGCTCCAATTAAAGGACTCTGATTTTCTTCAGTCTTAGTTTCCATAGTCTGACCTTGCAACCGTCTCAGCTTTTGATGTTATAGCATcggtttttctttaaattttatattaaattggCCTTTGCAGCTGTTTtgttgcctgtgtttttttttagtagttttatGTTATAAAAAGGTATCAAGTTTTTTCAAAATGGAAAGCGCTTAGAaattggaaatttttttttttttttttcacccgtTAGATGCTCCCCCATATGGAGCGTGAGTGCAGCTGCTCTTAAATCCATGGCTACCAAAAGACTGGAGGAGCTAGCTCAGCCCAAAGCACTGAGCCAGGAGTGGGAGCCAGAGCACTTTGATTACTCACTTAAACCACCATGATTCCCTCCTCTAAAACCTCACTGTAACCCACCATTGTTATTTTGCAGTTATCctccatgctttccccatggttttGCATTCATCAtactttgccatgttttttagtatgctttattaaacagggatggaaataagactcccattgcatagcagtttgatccattcctggtttttctgtgagtttaataagacacacctgagcttgtaaccTATAGTCAgtgactaatcaagctcgtaACAAAAGCTGGAATATGAGAAACTGCAGGTGAGCGAGGCTGTGAAGAGTGCAGTCCCCAGCCCATGCATTCTCCAGCTGGCCCGGTCCAAGAGGCGATACCCCACTGTGGCTCGTGAGTCTCTGATCTGGAGTCCAGAGCAGGGAATCAGCATTGTCACTGAGGCAGCACGGAGCGCCGTCGCTACTCCCCGGCTCCAGGTCCTAGCAAGTAAGCCATCGTTGCGTTAACTACTGACTTTTTTTCCTTTACAGTAAAATTGAATTTAGCCATCATTtttctgctatttattttttcatgtttgaaaacTCTGTTTAGCAAATCCTGCATTTCCTTCTTCTTTTCCTCCAGCGGCCAAAAATGTGCACTCCCTGTTCCTCCCGGAAAAGCCCATGGCGTGACCGGTCCTTGAAAGCGCCATGAAGGTCGTGGCTAGCAATTGTGTCCACATACTGGCCAAACCCAAAGTAAGGAAGGGAATCTTCGAGGGCTACGACCCCTACTTAGTGACACAGACCGCCAAACAGGCCCAGGCGTCTTCAAGGGTCCTGGAGCTCTCCACGCCACTCCCACGGTATAAGAAGATCTAGGAAAGCACCCGGGAAGGGGCACATTCAGTTGCTTGTTTTTACAATAAATTTTTGTATATGAAAAGCCAGGTGTCCAGGCTGTCTCACCTCATGACTGTGCTATACAGTGTTTCAGTTCTCACAGGGCCCCAGTTGGCATTAATATTGGACTACCTTGTGTTATTTTAAGGGTCTTTGAAACCAATGACTAATGTTTAGGTAAATTACTCAGTGCTACTGATACCAGTGCTAATCATGACAATGTGAAACCAACAGTTCAGCTTCAACTAACATTATAATTGACATATTCTCAAATAAAACATCTCTCTTTTTCCAGCCCAGTTTGAATGTTTGTTAAGCAAAGTGACAGCTCTGACAGTGTAAGCCTTTTCTCTGCTCTTTCATAATTTTgatactgtaacaaaaaaacaaagaaaaagtttGACGGGTAAACATCAATAATCCGTTGcggtattctttttttattgttgatttatTATATCAGCTTGAAACGTCAGCTGTCGTGCAGTGGAAAGCACAGTCAAAGCCTGGCAAAACAAAGGAAGCAcggcaaagcccagagaggtgtggtaaagcatatttaaagacTGGCAAACCAGGGTACACTGTTAAATACACAGTACAACTAGTGGAAAACTgtgcacattattttattttttttatataacgggggggggggggggggggggggggggtattatttCACATGGGGCAGTATTATTTCACTTGCTAGTATTAAATAGTGACATGTTGATCTTATCGCCCCATATACACTCTACAATATATGAAATATGATGCATTCAAATTGAACCTGAGAATTCTAGGCTAcatcgggttttttttttttttttttttgtagtttttttttcttcatattttttaGATAAATAAAGTTCGCCAGTGGAAATCAGCGTGTAACTTTTCACGTGttcaacattatattttatttcggCAGGTACTGTGTTTCAACCTTTGATAAATGCCGTTagtacatttaaacagaaaacacaaccaACCATTTCTTAATTTGCagagttttaattattattattaataataataataataataataataataataataataataataataataatacaacctcAAGGATTATGATGTGCTATTACTAACTCACTTAAAAAAAGAGTATAAAGTAGCGTACCCTATAAACTTCAACGTCAACTTAAAATGTACCTACACAAATAAcactattgttgttgtttgtttttctcttaaaAGTAAGGTGTACCCCGTCCTTTCGCCACACCCTGCAGTGGAACATGCTATGTTACATTATTATAACATTAGTTATCAGCCAAGAAACATCAACGCCTATTGTAGCCCTCTGCTACATCCGGGCATTCCACTCAGCCTGCGTAGAACGGAATGGCGGAGGTAAGTGAGAGGAAAGGCTGGGGGTGAATAataat
It encodes:
- the LOC121300513 gene encoding testicular haploid expressed gene protein-like, with the protein product MWTTVLLFLLQACAACSPIWSVSAAALKSMATKRLEELAQPKLEYEKLQVSEAVKSAVPSPCILQLARSKRRYPTVARESLIWSPEQGISIVTEAARSAVATPRLQVLASKPSAMKVVASNCVHILAKPKVRKGIFEGYDPYLVTQTAKQAQASSRVLELSTPLPRYKKI